The DNA region AGTGAATTACCCTAACTGGTCTCTTATAAAGCAATATCCCAACGTGACCGGATTTCGTGATAAAATAGATTTTATGGCGAATATCAAGGTTGCGAAAGAGATATTCGGGAAGGAGATACATCTCTTCACTATTATAGACTCCACTTACTTGGATAAACAAATAAGGAAGGATGCTTGGGAACAGTTGAAAGACGAGAAGGTGGAAGGTTTCATGAACTCAAAAGAATTCAATTCCAGGGAATGGAAGGAGTTTGTAAAAGAAAAGAGTTATACGTATTTTGCCGGGCTTACTGTCCGGCTTCAGAAGGATCGTTCGGATGCCGGACTACTTTGGAGTTTAAGCCAATACACAAGAGATAGGTGTTATCTTCAGTTGAAAAGAGATTTTACGACTGTCAATATCGGTAATATCTGTTCTAGTCCCAGTTTGACGGCCATCAATGAAGGTTTTGGTTATGGCGAGAAACTGTTGGGGGGATATATGACGACGATCCCGATACAGGTAGGGGAAATGGTGGATGCAGCGGTCAGGATTTTGCATGGTGAGAAACCTTTGGATATGCCCATCGCAAACAGTGCTAAAGAGTATGTGGTAGATTGGGAGGTGATGAAACAGAGGGGGCTTTCGAAGACGGATATTCCAGAGAAGTATTCTATTATCCATATTCCGTTCAGTAAGGAATATCCTTGGCTGTGGGGAGGAATTGTTTTCTCAACTACAGTTCTATTGATTATGCTGTTTGTCTTGTTGTTTTTCCTCTATCGTCGGGAGCAGGGGAGGAAAAAGAAAGCTCTCAATGCGTTGGAGGATGAAAAAGAAACGTTGGCGCTGGCTATTGAGGGGAGTGATACGTATGCGTGGAAGTTGGAGAATGATTATTTTATATTCGAGAGTGATTTCTGGAAGTCGCAGGGAATGATGTCGAAGGTGCTTACGTTTGACAAACTGATTAAGTTTATTCATCCGGAATGCCGGGATGAAGTGGAGGAAAATTGGAGGAAGATATCCTTAGTCCGTAAGGTGGCGGTACAGGTGCGTTGCGACTTCAACGGAAAGGGATATCAATGGTGGGAATTCCGGTATAAGACCATTGCGTTGCCGGATGGCGGCTATAAGGCTGCCGGACTATTGCTGAATATACAGGACATTAAAGATCGTGAACATGAACTGGAAGAGGCGCGTCTGCTGGCGGAAAAAGCCGAGCTGAAACAATCGTTCCTGGCGAATATGAGTCACGAGATACGCACTCCGCTGAATGCGATTGTCGGCTTTTCCAATATATTGGCAGCTGATGAAGAACTGGAAACGGATGAGCGCTGTGAGTATATCAAGACGATCAACAGGAATAGTGATTTGTTGCTGACACTGATAAATGATATCCTGGAACTTTCACGGCTTGAGTCGGGCTATATGTCCTTTGAATTTGCTCCATGCGGAGTGGGGGAATTGGTGGATGAAATCTATCAGACCCATCAGATGTTGATATCGGGACAGTTGGAATTTATTAAAGATAAGGATACGGTGCCGGTAAGGATAAATGTAGATAAAG from Bacteroides sp. MSB163 includes:
- a CDS encoding ATP-binding protein, which gives rise to MHMGKINLKYLLWIMLSSYVLSACSEMETRKVLVVHSYEKSYAAYPDFNEMIAETFRKRGIDAELRTVYLDCEAYQDSLESLYLHSLLDEVSENWEPEIILVNDDQATYSLLKCGHPLAKQLPVVFGGVNYPNWSLIKQYPNVTGFRDKIDFMANIKVAKEIFGKEIHLFTIIDSTYLDKQIRKDAWEQLKDEKVEGFMNSKEFNSREWKEFVKEKSYTYFAGLTVRLQKDRSDAGLLWSLSQYTRDRCYLQLKRDFTTVNIGNICSSPSLTAINEGFGYGEKLLGGYMTTIPIQVGEMVDAAVRILHGEKPLDMPIANSAKEYVVDWEVMKQRGLSKTDIPEKYSIIHIPFSKEYPWLWGGIVFSTTVLLIMLFVLLFFLYRREQGRKKKALNALEDEKETLALAIEGSDTYAWKLENDYFIFESDFWKSQGMMSKVLTFDKLIKFIHPECRDEVEENWRKISLVRKVAVQVRCDFNGKGYQWWEFRYKTIALPDGGYKAAGLLLNIQDIKDREHELEEARLLAEKAELKQSFLANMSHEIRTPLNAIVGFSNILAADEELETDERCEYIKTINRNSDLLLTLINDILELSRLESGYMSFEFAPCGVGELVDEIYQTHQMLISGQLEFIKDKDTVPVRINVDKGRLVQVITNFLNNASKFTASGYIKLGYRYLPDTSEVAIYVEDTGCGIPYAEQKMIFNRFYKQNEFSQGTGLGLSICQVIVEKLQGRIELWSEQGKGSRFTVVVKATSYE